A genomic stretch from Antarcticibacterium flavum includes:
- the pfkA gene encoding 6-phosphofructokinase yields MAKKIQRIGVLTSGGDAPGMNAAIRAVVRACAYYHTDCVGFYRGFQGVIEGDYEELNARSVRNIISRGGTILKSARSREFLTKEGRQKAADTIKKAEIDALVLIGGDGTFRGGKIFNEEHNISVIGVPGTIDNDIFGTNYTIGYDTALNTVVEAIDKIRDTASSHNRLFFVEVMGRDAGFIALNSGIGAGAEEILIPEENLGLERLLFSLERSRRSGKTSSIVVVSEGDKIGKNVFQLAEYVTQNLPDYDARVTVLGHIQRGGSPSCFDRVLASRLCVRAVELLLDGQTNMMVGFINNKVESCSLEDALKSKPDINKDLLRISDILST; encoded by the coding sequence ATGGCAAAAAAAATACAGCGTATTGGAGTACTAACATCTGGGGGGGACGCTCCCGGTATGAATGCAGCAATAAGAGCAGTAGTAAGGGCATGCGCCTATTATCATACAGATTGTGTAGGATTCTATCGGGGATTCCAGGGTGTGATCGAAGGAGATTATGAAGAATTAAATGCACGTAGTGTAAGAAATATTATCTCAAGAGGCGGTACCATATTAAAATCTGCACGTTCCAGGGAGTTCCTTACCAAAGAAGGCAGGCAAAAAGCTGCCGATACTATTAAGAAGGCAGAAATTGATGCCCTGGTCCTCATTGGTGGTGATGGTACTTTTCGCGGCGGGAAGATCTTTAACGAAGAGCACAATATATCTGTTATAGGAGTTCCGGGAACTATTGATAATGATATTTTCGGAACAAATTATACCATAGGGTATGACACAGCTCTAAATACCGTGGTTGAAGCTATTGATAAAATAAGGGATACAGCAAGCTCCCATAACAGGTTGTTCTTTGTGGAAGTAATGGGGCGTGATGCCGGTTTCATCGCTCTTAACAGCGGAATTGGAGCAGGGGCAGAGGAAATTCTAATTCCTGAAGAAAACCTTGGGCTGGAAAGATTGCTTTTTTCACTGGAAAGAAGCCGAAGATCTGGTAAAACCTCCAGTATAGTTGTGGTTTCTGAAGGTGATAAAATAGGAAAGAACGTTTTCCAGCTGGCAGAATATGTTACTCAGAATTTACCTGACTATGATGCCCGGGTAACAGTCCTGGGGCATATACAAAGGGGAGGAAGCCCATCCTGTTTTGACAGGGTACTGGCCAGCAGGCTTTGCGTGCGGGCGGTGGAACTGCTCCTGGACGGGCAAACCAATATGATGGTTGGCTTTATAAATAATAAAGTGGAATCCTGCAGTCTGGAGGACGCTCTTAAATCAAAACCCGACATAAATAAGGACCTTTTAAGAATTTCAGATATACTTTCAACTTAG
- a CDS encoding methylglyoxal synthase, whose protein sequence is MTIAIIAHDGKKAEMVQFLNENKTTLKGKNVHLIATGTTGLKAEAAGFQVEKLLSGPVGGDAQIASRLAEGKVDMIFFFRDPLDKHPHEPDIIMLLRLCDVHNIPIATNPATAGLLIKGI, encoded by the coding sequence ATGACAATTGCAATTATAGCCCACGATGGCAAAAAGGCCGAAATGGTCCAGTTCCTCAATGAGAACAAGACCACATTAAAAGGAAAAAACGTGCATCTTATAGCCACGGGCACAACCGGCCTTAAGGCTGAAGCCGCCGGATTCCAGGTAGAGAAACTACTCTCTGGCCCGGTAGGAGGGGATGCACAAATAGCTTCAAGGCTGGCAGAGGGGAAAGTAGATATGATCTTCTTCTTCAGGGATCCCCTCGATAAACATCCACATGAACCCGATATCATTATGCTGCTAAGGTTATGTGATGTTCACAATATCCCCATTGCTACCAATCCGGCTACTGCAGGTTTATTGATAAAGGGGATATAG